From Laspinema palackyanum D2c, the proteins below share one genomic window:
- a CDS encoding NB-ARC domain-containing protein: protein MRNLKEILNLADEIVFTQTGQHLDDLQAAILQGTLERKGYKEIAKDFGYSDSSVRNTGAELWRILSEELGEEINKSNFLSTMERLQNSNVFAHNVTAHNVTDSFNICGSAKYSPEIPNFSQFTNQETSNSEPSQTPHQDLSEMPELGAFYNRTSELETLKTWILEQRCHLMTITGISGIGKTTLAVQLVHQIKDEFEYVLWYSLAPSPTFAEFQKQLIQFFSESETVDLSRNNRQTLSLIKYLQKYRCLVVLDDVHHLFSSGELAGKYQPGYEEYRLFFKQVEQLSHQSCLLLIGWEPAVVLPKVSPQKTAIFALQLTGLDMTATEAILRDYGLSEMEKYSALIPHYQGNPLWLQSVALQIQELGESVTDLLPDDTILLPEDLKEVLALQFNRLSTIEKQLLFLLVKESTPVNLAKLLENSPIPALDLRNALQSLLRRGLIEKIDNLYMVYPVLRQYITQKPGFSQKPGF from the coding sequence ATGAGAAATCTTAAGGAAATTTTAAATCTCGCGGATGAGATAGTCTTTACTCAAACAGGGCAGCACCTCGACGATTTACAAGCAGCGATATTGCAAGGGACTCTGGAACGGAAGGGATATAAAGAAATTGCCAAAGATTTTGGTTATTCTGACAGTAGTGTGAGAAATACGGGAGCAGAATTATGGCGGATACTTTCTGAGGAGTTGGGGGAAGAGATAAATAAGTCCAATTTTTTATCGACTATGGAGAGGTTGCAAAATTCTAATGTTTTTGCACATAATGTTACTGCACATAATGTTACAGATAGTTTTAACATCTGTGGATCAGCGAAATATTCCCCAGAGATTCCCAATTTCTCACAATTTACTAATCAAGAAACATCTAACTCAGAACCATCTCAAACCCCACATCAAGATTTAAGTGAAATGCCAGAGTTAGGTGCTTTTTATAATCGTACTTCTGAACTGGAAACCCTGAAAACCTGGATTTTAGAACAACGTTGTCACCTGATGACAATCACGGGTATTAGCGGCATTGGCAAAACCACCTTAGCGGTGCAACTGGTTCACCAAATCAAAGATGAATTTGAATATGTTTTGTGGTACAGTTTAGCACCATCCCCGACTTTTGCTGAATTTCAAAAACAATTAATTCAGTTTTTCTCTGAGTCAGAAACCGTCGATTTATCTAGGAATAATCGCCAAACCTTATCGCTAATTAAGTATTTGCAAAAATATCGCTGTTTGGTTGTTTTAGATGATGTTCACCACCTTTTCAGTAGTGGTGAATTAGCGGGAAAATATCAACCCGGTTATGAAGAATATCGCTTATTTTTCAAACAAGTCGAACAACTCTCCCATCAAAGTTGTTTGCTGTTAATCGGTTGGGAACCGGCAGTTGTCCTCCCTAAAGTTTCTCCCCAAAAAACGGCCATTTTTGCATTACAACTTACGGGCTTAGATATGACGGCTACAGAAGCAATTCTCAGAGATTACGGATTATCAGAAATGGAGAAATATTCGGCCTTAATTCCCCATTATCAAGGCAACCCTTTGTGGTTACAAAGTGTTGCCCTACAAATTCAGGAGTTGGGGGAATCCGTGACCGATTTATTGCCCGATGATACTATTTTATTGCCGGAAGATTTAAAGGAGGTTTTAGCTCTACAATTTAATCGCCTATCCACCATAGAAAAACAATTGTTATTTTTGCTGGTAAAGGAAAGTACACCCGTTAATTTGGCAAAATTGCTAGAGAATTCCCCCATACCAGCATTGGATTTACGGAATGCCTTACAATCTCTGTTGCGACGTGGTTTAATTGAAAAAATAGATAATCTTTATATGGTTTACCCGGTGCTGAGGCAGTATATAACCCAGAAACCGGGGTTTTCCCAGAAACCCGGTTTCTAA